One Dysidea avara chromosome 7, odDysAvar1.4, whole genome shotgun sequence genomic region harbors:
- the LOC136261284 gene encoding uncharacterized protein translates to MASSAPSASAEQTPLGKKLNSQTKYLLMKLWEYFKQEAKKCKISINITERISKATGIGFQGHLLEWSTARKVVYLRQEKDSFDPDTVRQDPFIVRKEGNLSLSKILAKLKNDGVFSGGRTML, encoded by the exons atggcgtccagtgcaccgtcagcgagtgcggaGCAAACCCCCCTTGGAAAgaagttaaacagccaaacgaagtatctacttatgaaactatgggagtactttaagcaagaagcgaagaaatgtaaaatttctatcaacatcacggagagaatctcgaaggccaccggtatt ggatttcaaggacatctattagaatggagcaccgcaagaaaggtggtttatttacgccaagaaaaag acagttttGACCCAGATACTgtcagacaagatccattcattgtacggaaagaaggaaatctatcgctctcaaagattttg gccaaacttaagaatgatggtgttttctctgggggtagaacaatgctttaa